One genomic region from Haloprofundus salinisoli encodes:
- a CDS encoding PHP-associated domain-containing protein — protein MAGRVVPITVSLTLHIDPHVHSEASYDATDPVELILEQAAEIGLDAVVITDHDTIEESLRAAELAPLYGLVGIPGVEVSTAEGHLLAIGVEEMPPKRRSYGETIEWVHDRGGVAIVPHPFQRSRHGVRKRVLDTLLVDDDEPGTSIEAGDPADAGAVTADGGVDEEMAAAQTPDAVEVYNSWLFTGYKNRRARRFADVHGYPGVAASDAHSLSLVGRAYTELTIPDATRADLDASLILDAIRGGSTEVQGRRTPISISARHYAIGAARQSGYYAKIGALRSGKAAKAGAIISGKAAKTGALLGGRAAKTSASLGRRYAVLGAMRGARLLSNLSPLSRSL, from the coding sequence ATGGCAGGACGCGTAGTTCCTATAACCGTGTCGCTAACCCTCCACATCGACCCGCACGTCCACTCCGAGGCGTCGTACGACGCGACCGATCCGGTCGAGCTCATCCTGGAGCAGGCGGCCGAGATCGGCCTCGACGCAGTGGTCATCACCGACCACGACACTATCGAGGAGTCGCTTCGCGCGGCCGAGCTCGCGCCGTTGTACGGCCTCGTCGGCATCCCCGGCGTCGAGGTTTCGACCGCCGAGGGCCACCTGTTGGCTATCGGCGTCGAGGAGATGCCGCCGAAACGTCGATCCTACGGCGAGACCATCGAGTGGGTCCACGACCGCGGCGGCGTCGCCATCGTCCCGCATCCGTTCCAGCGCAGTCGCCACGGCGTCAGAAAACGGGTTCTCGACACCCTCCTCGTCGACGACGACGAACCGGGGACGTCCATCGAGGCGGGCGACCCCGCCGACGCCGGTGCTGTCACCGCCGACGGTGGCGTCGACGAAGAGATGGCGGCAGCTCAGACGCCCGACGCCGTCGAGGTGTACAACTCGTGGCTGTTCACGGGGTACAAGAACCGACGCGCGCGCCGGTTCGCGGACGTCCACGGCTACCCCGGCGTCGCCGCCAGCGACGCGCACTCGCTGTCGCTCGTCGGCCGAGCGTACACCGAGCTCACGATTCCCGACGCGACGCGCGCGGACCTCGACGCGTCGTTGATTCTCGACGCCATTCGCGGTGGGTCGACGGAGGTTCAGGGGCGGCGGACGCCGATTTCCATCTCCGCGCGCCACTACGCCATCGGCGCGGCCAGACAGAGCGGCTACTACGCCAAGATCGGTGCGCTTCGCAGCGGCAAAGCGGCGAAGGCGGGCGCGATCATCAGTGGGAAGGCGGCGAAGACCGGTGCGCTGCTCGGCGGCCGAGCGGCCAAGACGAGCGCCTCCCTCGGGCGGCGCTACGCCGTGCTCGGAGCGATGCGGGGCGCGCGCCTGCTCTCGAACCTCTCGCCGCTGTCGCGTTCGCTGTGA
- a CDS encoding HalOD1 output domain-containing protein yields the protein MTTPPLYEVLDPDALDALVAGRGRGVSLTFEYAGYEITVSRDAIVIVD from the coding sequence TTGACTACGCCTCCGCTGTACGAAGTTCTCGACCCGGACGCGTTGGACGCTCTCGTCGCCGGTCGCGGACGCGGCGTGTCGCTCACGTTCGAGTACGCCGGCTACGAAATAACCGTCAGTAGAGACGCCATCGTCATCGTCGACTGA
- the carA gene encoding glutamine-hydrolyzing carbamoyl-phosphate synthase small subunit: MSDAYIALADGRVVKGRGRAPGRARGELVFTTAYTGYEESLTDPSYEEQVLTFSYPLIGNYGVRRERFESSRVHPCAALARELTDDVAKWLTAEGVPAIDHLDTRDLVTTVREEGAMKCGIAVGPDATPEDARAELENCKGMSEHTDIGSQVTVSEARHYEGDGPTVALVDCGAKGSIVSSLRERGADVHVLPYDASESTVADIDPDVLFISNGPGDPANFSNAQSLVEAFVEADDVAVAGICLGQQIVARALGGDTEKMAFGHRGVNQPVRDLESGTVVMTTQNHGYTVADPGDLDVTQVNVNDDTAEGLANEELSVITRQYHPEANPGPNDSLEFFDDVLELGETAGKRHLVAD, translated from the coding sequence ATGTCGGACGCCTACATCGCGCTGGCTGACGGACGCGTCGTGAAAGGACGCGGTCGTGCGCCAGGACGCGCCCGCGGAGAACTGGTGTTCACGACCGCCTACACAGGATACGAGGAGAGCCTCACCGACCCCTCCTACGAGGAGCAGGTTCTCACTTTCTCGTACCCCCTCATCGGAAACTACGGCGTCCGGCGAGAGCGATTCGAATCCTCTCGCGTTCACCCGTGCGCGGCGCTCGCCCGGGAGCTCACCGACGACGTTGCGAAGTGGCTCACCGCCGAGGGCGTGCCCGCCATCGACCACCTCGACACGCGCGACCTCGTCACGACGGTCCGTGAGGAGGGAGCGATGAAGTGCGGTATCGCCGTCGGCCCCGACGCCACGCCCGAGGACGCCCGCGCGGAACTGGAGAACTGCAAGGGCATGAGCGAGCACACCGATATCGGCTCGCAGGTGACAGTTTCCGAAGCCCGCCACTACGAGGGTGACGGACCGACCGTCGCACTCGTCGACTGCGGGGCGAAAGGCTCCATCGTCTCCTCGCTGCGCGAACGCGGCGCGGACGTCCACGTGCTCCCCTACGACGCCTCCGAGAGTACCGTCGCGGACATCGACCCGGACGTGCTGTTCATCTCAAACGGTCCGGGTGACCCCGCGAACTTCTCGAACGCGCAGTCGCTCGTCGAAGCGTTCGTCGAGGCCGACGACGTCGCCGTCGCGGGAATCTGTCTCGGCCAGCAGATCGTCGCCCGCGCGCTCGGCGGCGACACCGAGAAGATGGCGTTCGGTCACCGCGGCGTCAACCAGCCCGTCCGCGACCTCGAGAGCGGAACGGTCGTGATGACGACCCAGAACCACGGCTACACCGTCGCCGACCCCGGCGACCTCGACGTGACGCAGGTGAACGTCAACGACGACACCGCCGAAGGGTTGGCGAACGAGGAACTGAGCGTCATCACCCGCCAGTACCACCCCGAGGCGAACCCCGGCCCGAACGACTCCCTGGAGTTCTTCGATGACGTGCTCGAACTCGGCGAGACGGCCGGAAAACGTCACCTCGTCGCGGACTGA
- a CDS encoding Lrp/AsnC family transcriptional regulator gives MDDLDRRILNVLRRDARTPYTEIAERVGTSEGTIRNRVERMTTEGVIERFTISTRTGNIKAMVEISVEMNVNTSEVSEQLADWETVDFVWQVSGEEDIVLIVDAADTRAVNDLITRAREMEVIKGTKTRLILDERLGQG, from the coding sequence ATGGACGACCTGGACCGCCGCATCCTCAACGTCCTTCGACGGGATGCACGAACGCCCTACACTGAGATCGCCGAGCGGGTGGGCACCTCCGAAGGGACGATTCGAAACCGCGTCGAGCGGATGACCACCGAGGGGGTCATCGAACGCTTCACCATCTCCACCCGGACGGGCAACATCAAGGCGATGGTCGAGATTTCCGTCGAGATGAACGTCAACACGAGCGAGGTGTCCGAACAGCTCGCCGACTGGGAGACGGTCGACTTCGTCTGGCAGGTCTCCGGCGAGGAGGACATCGTCCTCATCGTCGACGCCGCCGACACGCGCGCGGTGAACGACCTCATCACGCGGGCGCGCGAGATGGAAGTGATAAAGGGCACGAAGACGCGACTCATCCTCGACGAACGCCTCGGGCAGGGATAA
- a CDS encoding diacylglycerol/lipid kinase family protein — MRRASSQAARSDGGHPAHSDRTLVLHPGSGNGEHAHEVRRLAVEHGFSVRETDEADDAIRLASDAVESGAEFVAAAGGDGTLNEVIEGVRRADGFEQVTFGVVPCGTGNNFAENVGIESIEHAFELFESGERRRIDLGIVEWGGDEPSWATEAKEPSAARGDVVESDGTDEVDEQSGTRAFLNSCVGGFTAEASGETSSEMKERFGVAAYVVSTLRVMTEFDGVRMHLDTHGRHEPWSGDAVSVLIGNGRRFPVEGRTQANMEDGQLDVTVVEERPTVDLMGEAAVSRLFGRDTEHIDRFKTPAMHLDVLSGETLRFSLDGEMIETASLTVETVESAVELPVGDAYQPDPDD, encoded by the coding sequence GTGAGGCGAGCCTCGTCGCAAGCAGCGCGCAGCGACGGTGGTCACCCCGCACACAGCGACCGGACGCTCGTCCTCCACCCCGGCAGCGGGAACGGGGAACACGCCCACGAAGTTCGCCGTCTCGCCGTCGAACACGGGTTCTCCGTGCGCGAGACCGACGAAGCGGACGACGCGATTCGTCTCGCAAGCGACGCCGTCGAGAGCGGGGCCGAGTTCGTCGCCGCCGCCGGGGGCGACGGCACCCTCAACGAGGTCATCGAGGGCGTCCGCCGCGCCGACGGGTTCGAGCAGGTCACCTTCGGCGTCGTGCCCTGCGGGACGGGTAACAACTTCGCCGAGAACGTCGGAATCGAGAGCATCGAACACGCCTTCGAGCTGTTCGAGTCGGGCGAACGACGGCGAATCGACCTCGGTATCGTCGAGTGGGGAGGCGACGAGCCGTCGTGGGCGACGGAGGCGAAAGAGCCCTCGGCGGCCCGCGGAGACGTCGTCGAGAGCGACGGTACCGACGAAGTCGACGAACAGAGCGGAACCCGAGCGTTCCTCAACTCCTGCGTCGGCGGGTTCACCGCCGAGGCCAGCGGCGAAACCTCCTCGGAGATGAAAGAGCGGTTCGGCGTCGCCGCCTACGTCGTCAGCACGCTCCGGGTGATGACGGAGTTCGACGGCGTCCGCATGCACCTCGACACTCACGGTCGACACGAGCCGTGGTCCGGCGACGCCGTCTCGGTGCTCATCGGCAACGGTCGTCGCTTCCCCGTCGAAGGGCGAACCCAGGCCAACATGGAGGACGGCCAACTCGACGTCACCGTCGTCGAAGAGCGGCCGACGGTCGACCTGATGGGGGAGGCGGCCGTCTCCAGGCTGTTCGGCCGCGACACCGAACATATCGACCGCTTCAAAACGCCCGCGATGCATCTCGACGTTCTCTCCGGGGAGACGCTGCGGTTCAGCCTCGACGGCGAGATGATAGAAACGGCGTCGCTGACGGTCGAGACGGTGGAAAGTGCCGTCGAGCTGCCGGTCGGCGACGCCTACCAACCGGACCCGGACGACTAA
- a CDS encoding PHP-associated domain-containing protein codes for MFSVDLHSHSRFFHGWRGRATRYDPLGLKLHAMFARLRGLDGFAVTNHDYTYSAEGGFPTIPGNEVTTTEGHVLVVGPNPPSRTEPNALTPGELVDLAHDRGCATILAHPFRNSSARDSGAEFDAVELNGKNTEHIARTRRLAEELDLPLVGGSDAHYPIEVGRAYTEIDAPDLSPESVAAAIRDGRVEPVVKLSPLDKLLAEAYTRIHARKKWLEPTPPTSGRRADD; via the coding sequence GTGTTCTCCGTCGACCTGCACTCACACAGCCGGTTTTTCCACGGGTGGCGCGGACGCGCGACTCGCTACGACCCGCTCGGGCTGAAACTACACGCGATGTTCGCTCGACTCCGGGGACTCGACGGGTTCGCCGTGACGAACCACGACTACACCTACTCCGCGGAGGGCGGCTTTCCGACGATACCCGGAAACGAGGTGACGACGACGGAAGGCCACGTCCTCGTCGTCGGCCCGAACCCGCCGAGTCGGACCGAGCCGAACGCACTCACGCCGGGTGAACTGGTCGACTTGGCTCACGACCGCGGCTGTGCGACGATTCTCGCGCACCCGTTCCGCAACAGTTCCGCGCGCGACTCCGGTGCCGAGTTCGACGCGGTCGAACTCAACGGGAAGAACACCGAGCACATCGCGCGGACGCGCCGACTCGCAGAGGAGCTCGACCTGCCGCTGGTCGGCGGCAGCGACGCGCACTACCCCATCGAGGTCGGACGGGCGTACACCGAGATCGACGCCCCCGACCTCTCGCCGGAGTCGGTCGCGGCCGCCATCCGCGACGGACGAGTCGAACCGGTCGTGAAACTGAGTCCGCTCGACAAACTGCTGGCCGAAGCGTACACCCGCATTCACGCGCGCAAAAAGTGGCTCGAACCAACGCCGCCGACGAGCGGCCGCAGAGCCGACGACTGA
- a CDS encoding NUDIX hydrolase — translation MSTNPSGTGSEATTAKDEVHKNARQNVVAVDENDEREEVVNRLTAHTGDGVRHRAFTALVFDHQGRILLGQRAPTKRLWDTHWDGTVASHPEDGQSQEEATRQRLEEELGVTPDQYSDLRVTDKFEYKRYYPSVSGADGVEWEVCSVLKVTLDDVSLDPDEDEIAGLLWVDYEHLHDHPDWYRQLRLCPWFEIAMRRDLD, via the coding sequence ATGAGTACGAATCCGAGTGGTACGGGGTCGGAAGCGACCACCGCCAAGGACGAGGTTCACAAGAACGCTCGCCAGAACGTCGTCGCCGTCGACGAGAACGACGAGAGAGAGGAAGTCGTCAACCGTCTCACTGCACACACCGGTGACGGCGTCCGCCACCGGGCGTTCACCGCACTCGTCTTCGACCACCAGGGCCGCATCCTCCTCGGTCAGCGCGCACCCACCAAACGCCTCTGGGATACCCACTGGGACGGCACCGTCGCCTCCCACCCCGAGGACGGCCAGAGCCAGGAGGAAGCGACCCGCCAACGCCTCGAAGAGGAACTCGGCGTCACGCCCGACCAGTACTCGGACCTCCGCGTGACGGACAAGTTCGAGTACAAACGCTACTACCCCTCGGTCTCCGGTGCCGACGGCGTCGAGTGGGAGGTCTGCTCGGTGCTGAAAGTGACGCTCGACGACGTCTCGCTCGACCCCGACGAGGACGAGATCGCCGGCCTGCTCTGGGTGGACTACGAGCACCTCCACGACCACCCCGACTGGTACCGCCAACTCCGCCTCTGTCCCTGGTTCGAAATCGCGATGCGCCGCGACCTCGACTGA